A stretch of Vannielia litorea DNA encodes these proteins:
- a CDS encoding molecular chaperone DjiA codes for MSIWSRIGDALSALAAGEGLSAVFDKLRTAPERTVGFTIAVIALGAKMAKADGQVTKDEVTAFREVFSIPPSEEANAARVFNLARQDVAGFEEYAARIARMFDDGHGALNDLLEGLFHIAMADGEYHPKEDDFLARVAEIFRVDDREFRSLRARFVPDAEPDPWAVLGVAPDAPLAEARAAWKRQVRESHPDVMMARGVPEEAVRMAEKRLIAVNRAWEEISGRETGHL; via the coding sequence ATGTCGATCTGGTCTCGCATAGGTGACGCGCTTTCGGCTCTCGCGGCGGGCGAGGGGCTTTCGGCGGTGTTCGACAAGCTGCGCACCGCGCCGGAGCGGACCGTGGGCTTTACCATCGCGGTGATCGCGCTGGGCGCCAAGATGGCCAAGGCCGACGGGCAGGTGACCAAGGACGAGGTGACGGCCTTCCGCGAGGTGTTTTCGATCCCGCCGTCGGAGGAGGCCAATGCGGCGCGGGTGTTCAACCTCGCGCGGCAGGACGTGGCGGGCTTCGAGGAATACGCGGCGCGGATCGCGCGGATGTTCGACGATGGCCACGGCGCGCTGAACGACCTGCTGGAGGGGCTGTTTCATATCGCGATGGCGGACGGCGAGTATCACCCGAAGGAAGACGATTTTCTGGCGCGGGTGGCCGAGATCTTCCGGGTCGATGACCGGGAGTTCCGCTCGCTGCGCGCCCGTTTCGTGCCCGATGCCGAGCCCGACCCCTGGGCGGTGCTGGGCGTGGCGCCCGACGCGCCCCTGGCGGAGGCGCGCGCGGCCTGGAAACGGCAGGTGCGCGAGAGCCACCCCGACGTGATGATGGCGCGCGGCGTGCCCGAGGAGGCGGTGCGAATGGCGGAGAAACGGCTGATCGCGGTGAACCGGGCCTGGGAGGAGATCAGCGGGCGTGAGACTGGCCACCTATAA
- a CDS encoding endonuclease/exonuclease/phosphatase family protein — protein MRLATYNVEWFNALFDEAGAPLADAEWSARWKVTRAQQLEALGIVFTALDADAVLIVEAPDWKAPRRTEAALEGFAALFGLRARRALVGFANDTQQELALLYDPDVVEARHRPVGEATGKKGSEEAPRFDGVFRIDLDIDAREDLVRFSKPPLEAELRLKGLAEPVRFIGVHIKSKAPHGARSKADATRISIANRRKQLAQSIWLRRRVEHHLARGEALVVAGDFNDGPGLDEYEALFGRSGLEIVLGADQPEPMRLVDPHARQALAGGLMQAHDTTARFFIREEGRYLTALLDYLMLSPALAEKTMGWRIWHPFDDPAIYALPELREALLTASDHFPVSVDLAL, from the coding sequence GTGAGACTGGCCACCTATAACGTGGAGTGGTTCAACGCGCTCTTCGACGAGGCGGGCGCGCCGCTGGCCGACGCCGAGTGGTCGGCCCGCTGGAAGGTGACGCGGGCGCAGCAGCTGGAGGCGCTGGGGATCGTCTTTACCGCGCTCGATGCCGATGCGGTGCTGATCGTGGAGGCGCCGGACTGGAAGGCTCCGCGCCGCACCGAGGCCGCGCTGGAGGGCTTTGCCGCGCTGTTCGGGCTGCGGGCGCGCCGGGCGCTGGTGGGCTTTGCGAACGACACCCAGCAGGAGCTGGCCCTGCTCTACGATCCCGATGTGGTGGAGGCGCGGCACCGGCCCGTGGGCGAGGCCACCGGCAAGAAGGGCAGCGAGGAGGCGCCGCGCTTTGACGGGGTGTTCCGGATCGACCTCGATATCGACGCGCGGGAGGACCTGGTGCGCTTTTCCAAGCCGCCGCTGGAGGCGGAGCTGCGGCTCAAGGGGTTGGCGGAGCCGGTGCGGTTCATCGGGGTGCACATCAAGAGCAAGGCGCCGCATGGGGCGCGCTCCAAGGCCGACGCCACCCGCATCTCCATTGCCAACCGGCGCAAGCAGCTGGCGCAGTCGATCTGGCTGCGCCGCCGGGTCGAGCACCATCTGGCGCGGGGCGAGGCGCTGGTGGTGGCGGGCGACTTCAACGACGGTCCGGGGCTGGACGAATACGAGGCGCTCTTCGGCCGGTCGGGGCTGGAGATCGTGCTGGGGGCCGATCAACCCGAGCCGATGCGGCTCGTGGACCCGCATGCGCGGCAGGCGCTGGCGGGCGGGCTGATGCAGGCCCATGACACCACCGCGCGGTTCTTCATCCGCGAGGAAGGGCGTTACCTGACGGCGCTGCTCGATTACCTGATGCTCTCGCCCGCACTGGCGGAAAAGACGATGGGCTGGCGGATCTGGCACCCGTTCGACGACCCGGCGATCTACGCGCTGCCGGAGCTGCGGGAGGCCCTGCTCACGGCCTCCGATCACTTCCCTGTCAGCGTGGACCTTGCGCTCTGA